The Pan troglodytes isolate AG18354 chromosome 1, NHGRI_mPanTro3-v2.0_pri, whole genome shotgun sequence genome includes a region encoding these proteins:
- the LOC134806921 gene encoding late cornified envelope-like proline-rich protein 1, translating to MSSDDKIKSNDPKTEPKNCDPKCEQKCESKCQPSCLKKLLQRCSEKCPREKCPAPPKCPPCPSQSPSSCPPQPCTKPCPPKCPSSCSHACPPPCPPPE from the coding sequence ATGTCGAGTGAtgataaaattaaatcaaatgacCCCAAGACTGAGCCCAAGAACTGCGATCCCAAGTGTGAACAAAAGTGTGAGTCCAAATGCCAGCCCAGCTGTTTAAAGAAGCTGCTGCAACGCTGCTCCGAAAAGTGCCCACGGGAAAAGTGTCCAGCACCACCCAAGTGCCCGCCCTGCCCCTCGCAGTCTCCTTCATcctgccctccccagccctgcaccaAGCCCTGTCCTCCTAAATGCCCTTCATCCTGCTCACATGCTTGcccacctccctgccctcccccagAGT